A segment of the Longimicrobiaceae bacterium genome:
TGAGCGGAACAAGCCGCACGTGAACGTGGGCACCATCGGCCACGTCGACCACGGCAAGACCACGCTGACCGCGGCGATCACGCGGATCCAGGCGGCCAAGGGTCTGGCCGACTTCGTCAGCTTCGACAACATCGACAAGGCACCCGAGGAGCGCGCCCGCGGCATCACGATCGCGACCGCGCACGTGGAGTACCAGACGGAGAAGCGCCACTACGCGCACGTCGACTGCCCCGGGCAC
Coding sequences within it:
- a CDS encoding GTP-binding protein, yielding MAKAKFERNKPHVNVGTIGHVDHGKTTLTAAITRIQAAKGLADFVSFDNIDKAPEERARGITIATAHVEYQTEKRHYAHVDCPGH